A genomic segment from Dermacentor silvarum isolate Dsil-2018 chromosome 11, BIME_Dsil_1.4, whole genome shotgun sequence encodes:
- the LOC125941322 gene encoding uncharacterized protein LOC125941322 — translation MQTIHHCAHWFLALKCNNYNNSLQQVSTKDKSTQWEEIGHNDHTYSQSGLQYSFGKQQGLSSSLTKEDCEFFTGISKPVFDSLVKAVKIESSKNFLRLSVEDQLLLTLMRMRLGLLYGHLSKIFGISVSYVHKLFMHTLSVLQKVMKTVVVWLPRSLIRNSMPESFAENGYEKTTCIIDCSEVFLQRPKKLLARAQTYSSYKAHNTVKFLTAIAPNGYVMFVSRAYGGRASDKYIMGHCGVEDFLGSGDEVMADRGIVLSQYLDVQGVKLNVPSFARGKSQLSESEVTQTRRIASVRIHVERAINRMKTFRIFKQALPIRSKKIISDMIFVCAGLCNLKGPLIARCVEGRDE, via the exons ATGCAAACAATTCACCACTGTGCACACTGGTTTCTGGCT CTTAAGTGCAATAACTACAACAATTCCCTTCAACAGGTATCGACAAAAGACAAGTCAACACAGTGGGAGGAAATTGGCCACAATGACCACACCTATTCCCAATCTGGGCTGCAATACAGTTTCGGAAAGCAGCAAGGCTTGTCATCAAGCTTGACAAAAGAAGACTGTGAATTCTTTACAGGAATCTCAAAACCCGTCTTTGACAGCTTAGTCAAAGCTGTAAAAATTGAAAGCAGCAAGAACTTCCTAAGACTCTCAGTCGAGGACCAACTGCTACTGACCTTAATGAGAATGCGTCTTGGCCTGCTTTACGGACACTTGTCAAAAATATTTGGAATTTCCGTTTCATACGTGCACAAGCTGTTCATGCACACCCTGTCTGTGTTGCAGAAGGTTATGAAGACAGTTGTGGTGTGGCTGCCACGATCACTAATCAGAAATAGCATGCCAGAATCTTTTGCTGAGAATGGTTATGAGAAAACAACCTGCATCATAGACTGCTCCGAGGTCTTCCTTCAGCGGCCTAAGAAGCTGCTTGCTAGAGCTCAAACCTACAGCAGCTATAAAGCGCACAATACAGTGAAGTTCCTTACTGCCATTGCACCGAATGGCTATGTGATGTTTGTGTCTCGTGCATATGGTGGAAGAGCTTCGGACAAATATATAATGGGTCACTGTGGCGTGGAAGACTTCCTAGGCTCAGGTGATGAAGTGATGGCCGACCGAGGTATTGTGCTGAGCCAATATCTTGACGTTCAAGGCGTCAAActcaatgtgccttctttcgcaAGAG GTAAATCCCAGCTCAGTGAAAGTGAAGTAACTCAAACAAGGAGAATTGCGTCTGTGCGCATACACGTTGAAAGGGCCATAAACAGAATGAAGACATTTAGAATATTCAAGCAAGCCCTGCCAATACGATCAAAGAAAATCATAAGTGACATGATATTTGTCTGTGCTGGCCTCTGCAATTTAAAAGGCCCTTTAATTGCCAGATGTGTCGAAGGAAGGGATGAGTAG
- the LOC119432660 gene encoding uncharacterized protein LOC119432660 translates to FAENFVYAHPDDIKEWTEDMRDWPEIRGPDIVYYLLHSKACDLQEVRCYKSLQSYNYLQSGWVGKVLLHKVNEDIVLLKADVTPSQAINSKPHRVWVSAKKQGEVLRAGCTCMAGQARVCSHVGAVLWKIDCAVSRGMTGKTCTDEAAKWNKGTTRNVQPSEIEAINFKL, encoded by the coding sequence TTTGCAGAAAACTTCGTTTATGCCCATCCGGATGACATTAAAGAATGGACCGAGGACATGCGGGACTGGCCTGAAATTAGGGGACCAGATATAGTGTATTATTTACTGCATTCGAAGGCCTGCGACCTGCAAGAAGTACGATGTTACAAGTCCTTGCAGTCATACAACTATCTGCAGTCAGGCTGGGTCGGCAAAGTTCTCCTGCACAAGGTGAATGAAGACATTGTGCTTTTAAAGGCAGATGTCACGCCTTCACAAGCTATAAATAGCAAGCCTCATCGTGTGTGGGTGTCCGCAAAGAAGCAAGGTGAAGTTTTACGTGCAGGCTGCACCTGCATGGCTGGACAAGCCAGAGTTTGTAGCCATGTAGGCGCCGTACTATGGAAAATAGACTGTGCTGTTTCCCGTGGCATGACTGGAAAGACTTGTACCGACGAAGCTGCAAAATGGAACAAGGGTACAACTCGAAACGTCCAGCCCTCTGAAATTGAGGCAATCAACTTCAAGCTT